A window from Vigna angularis cultivar LongXiaoDou No.4 chromosome 7, ASM1680809v1, whole genome shotgun sequence encodes these proteins:
- the LOC108338211 gene encoding probable amino acid permease 7 — protein sequence MENEAHSMSSDIGIGVNEKMVEALESSDNIPLLLTNSSSLKRTGTVWTAVAHIVTGVIGSGVLSLPWSTAQLGWFAGPLSIILIASITLFSSFLLCNTYRHPHPEHGPNRSASYLDVVHLHLGISNGRLSGLLVNISLYGFAIAFVITTAISLRTIQHSFCYHNKGSEASCEFADAYYMLLFGVIQIILSQIPNFHNIEWLSVVAAIMSFTYSFIGMGLSIAQIIEKGHAEGSIGGISTSSGTEKLWLVSQALGDISFSFPFSTIIMEIQDTLKSPPPENQTMKKASVIAVTVTTFMYLSCGGAGYAAFGDNTPGNLLTGFESSYWLVSFANVCIVVHLVGSYQVYCQPLFATVESWFRFNFPDSEFMNHTYILKLPLLPAFELNFLSLSFRTAYVASTVVIAMVFPYFNQILGVLGSMIFWPLTIYFPVEIYLNQSSTVPWTTKWVLLRTFSIFGFVFGLFTLTGCIKGIVAQKIG from the exons ATGGAGAATGAGGCACATAGCATGTCATCTGATATAGGAATAGGTGTGAATGAGAAGATGGTTGAGGCACTTGAGTCAAGTGACAACATCCCATTGTTGCTCACCAACTCTAGCTCTCTCAAAAGGACAG GGACGGTGTGGACAGCAGTGGCACATATAGTGACTGGGGTGATAGGATCGGGAGTGCTGTCTCTGCCATGGAGCACTGCACAGCTTGGTTGGTTTGCAGGACCACTCTCAATCATTCTCATAGCTTCCATCACTCtgttctcttcttttcttctatgCAATACTTATCGCCATCCCCATCCTGAACATGGTCCGAATAGGAGTGCCTCCTACCTCGATGTTGTCCATCTGCATTTAG GAATAAGTAATGGGCGGCTCAGTGGCCTTCTTGTGAATATAAGTTTGTATGGTTTTGCAATTGCCTTCGTCATTACAACAGCTATCAGCTTAAG AACAATCCAACATTCATTTTGTTACCACAACAAAGGGAGTGAAGCATCATGTGAATTTGCAGATGCATATTACATGCTGCTTTTTGGCGTTATCCAAATTATTCTCTCACAGATACCCAACTTCCATAACATCGAATGGTTGTCGGTTGTTGCTGCAATTATGTCCTTTACTTATTCTTTCATAGGAATGGGGCTTTCCATTGCACAAATCATAG AGAAAGGACATGCTGAAGGTAGCATTGGAGGAATCAGTACCTCCAGTGGAACTGAAAAGTTATGGCTGGTTTCTCAAGCACTTGGTGACATATCATTCTCATTTCCGTTCTCAACAATTATTATGGAAATACAG GATACTTTGAAATCACCTCCACCTGAAAACCAAACCATGAAGAAGGCCTCAGTAATTGCAGTCACTGTCACAACATTTATGTACCTCAGTTGTGGAGGTGCTGGATATGCTGCCTTTGGTGATAATACACCAGGAAACCTTTTAACAGGGTTTGAATCCTCTTACTGGCTTGTGAGCTTTGCTAACGTCTGTATAGTGGTTCACCTAGTTGGTTCATATCAG GTGTATTGCCAGCCACTTTTTGCCACTGTTGAGAGTTGGTTCCGTTTTAATTTCCCGGATAGTGAATTTATGAATCACACATATATCTTGAAACTCCCGTTGCTACCAGCCTTTGAACTTAATTTTCTCAGCCTGTCTTTCAGAACTGCTTATGTTGCATCAACAGTTGTGATTGCAATGGTCTTTCCCTACTTCAACCAGATTTTGGGGGTTCTGGGTAGCATGATTTTTTGGCCATTGACCATATATTTTCCTGTGGAAATCTATTTGAATCAATCCTCTACTGTACCATGGACGACTAAGTGGGTCCTGCTTCGGACTTTCAGTATTTTTGGCTTTGTTTTTGGATTGTTCACTCTCACTGGATGTATTAAAGGAATAGTAGCTCAAAAAATTGGCTGA
- the LOC108338212 gene encoding nuclear transcription factor Y subunit A-1, which yields MQSKSETAKPRSNPHSFTPNTVYSEPWWRGIHYNSAPKAMSGVNASNSSSLERPNADSESSEGQSLSNNEMNEEDDDATKESQPTAPNQSGNYGQDHQAMLRSSSSAPSRRDDCLPHAPQLELIGHSFGYAPFIGMPHARMALPLEMAQEPVYVNAKQYQGILRRRQARAKAELEKKLIKVRKPYLHESRHQHAMRRARGNGGRFAKKTEVEASKHTNKEKDTGAAGPVSLPQSVSSSGLGPVPSEVHERFEKHNYANVLQSSSAFCLHSGERVEEGDCSGQQRGSISSEQSSQRRLAIQ from the exons ATGCAATCAAAATCTGAAACTGCTAAGCCGAGGTCAAATCCACATTCCTTTACGCCTAACACTGTTTATTCTGAACCCTGGTGGAGAGGTATTCATTACAATTCTGCTCCGAAAGCAATGTCAGGGGTGAATGCATCAAATTCATCATCACTTGAACGCCCTAATGCCGATTCTGAATCCAGTGAAGGTCAATCTTTGTCCAACAATGAGATgaatgaggaagatgatgatgccACCAAAGAATCGCAACCCACTGCTCCTAATCAATCAG GAAATTATGGACAAGACCACCAAGCCATGCTGCGTTCTTCATCATCTGCACCTTCTAGGCGTGATGACTGCCTTCCACATGCTCCACAACTGGAACTTATTGGCCATTCATTT GGATATGCTCCTTTTATAGGAATGCCTCATGCCAGAATGGCTTTGCCGCTTGAGATGGCTCAAGAGCCTGTTTATGTGAATGCCAAACAGTACCAAGGAATTCTGAGACGAAGACAGGCTCGAGCTAAAGCAGAGcttgaaaagaaattaataaaagtcAGAAAG CCATATCTTCATGAATCTCGTCATCAGCATGCTATGAGAAGAGCAAGAGGTAACGGAGGGCGTTTTGCAAAGAAAACTGAGGTCGAAGCTTCAAAACACACGAACAAGGAAAAGGATACGGGTGCAGCAGGTCCAGTTTCATTGCCACAGTCAGTTAGTTCATCTGGGTTGGGACCAGTACCCTCTGAAGTGCATGAGAGATTTGAAAAACACAACTACGCAAATGTTTTGCAGTCATCATCTGCGTTCTGTTTGCACTCCGGTGAGAGAGTAGAGGAGGGAGACTGTTCAGGTCAACAACGAGGAAGCATCTCCTCTGAGCAAAGCTCACAGAGGCGTCTTGCTATTCAGTAA